The following are encoded in a window of Colletotrichum lupini chromosome 3, complete sequence genomic DNA:
- a CDS encoding major facilitator superfamily transporter translates to MEAERGSLSSGTWLARSHVADTRVGYLSRTSFVVGNMARPTSGITAIFTSHIQSKGFLENMTCHATCGDDELVDLKTGTSAVLREGGISRETVDEGCFDFDFRLSKRALATMASSGDTKIDAMTKQQGGDVPSEAMEEKTGQIVDLADGYTPEEEKEVLRKIDLAILPMMCFVFFLQYLDKQSLSYASVFGLITDLNLTSTQYSWCSSIFYVGQLVSEYPFIYLMSRFHLTKFVGVTVVIWGIICMCLAAPHNYAGFAAVRFLLGFAEGAVSPAFITITSIWYRSNEHALRTALWITMNGVAQICGSLLMYGIAKNTHALAPWRVLFLVCGAITSFAGVLFYLFMPNGPKDAWFLNERQKQVLSMRMAKDREGGDKTSFSMTQLKEAVFDIRTWFVFWFGVLVTMQSPVLTFASLVINSIGYDKYQTMLYTAPSGAVQIGMLWIGVCGCMLFPKQRSLVALVLILPPLIGNVLLMKLSTNAGWGMIAASWIASCITAVWSILLSLTASNVKGNTKRAIFNAMFFVGYCAGCIGAPQLWTKKPRYFNGVVTAIVTWCLLFVEIVVYRWLCAKDNKKRDAAQSDGQNIQSQDEVVLDAGGAPESDLTDKQDKLFRYSI, encoded by the exons ATGGAGGCGGAG CGTGGCAGTCTATCATCGGGAACCTGGTTAGCACGGAGCCATGTTGCCGATACCCGCGTCGGGTATCTGTCACGAACCTCCTTTGTCGTCGGCAACATGGCTCGCCCCACCTCCGGTATCACCGCTATCTTCACTAGTCACATCCAATCGAAGGGATTTCTGGAGAAT ATGACATGCCATGCGACATGTGGAGACGACGAACTCGTGGATCTTAAAACCGGCACTTCTGCCGTTCTCCGAGAGGGTGGGATTTCTAGAGAGACAGTCGACGAAGGCTGTTTTGACTTTGACTTCAGACTTTCCAAACGAGCACTGGCAACAATGGCCTCGTCCGGCGATACCAAGATCGATGCGATGACCAAGCAACAAGGAGGCGACGTCCCTTCAGAAGCAATGGAGGAGAAGACTGGACAAATTGTTGATCTTGCGGATGGCTATACCCCtgaagaggaaaaggaagTTCTCCGCAAGATCGACCTGGCCATCCTGCCAATG ATGTGCTTCGTTTTTTTTCTGCAATACTTGGACAAGCAAAGTCTTAGTTACGCCAGT GTGTTCGGCCTCATCACCGACCTGAACCTGACTAGCACGCAATACTCGTGGTGTTCATCTATCTTCTACGTTG GTCAGCTGGTATCGGAATATCCTTTCATCTACTTGATGAGCAGATTCCACCTTACCAAGTTTGTCGGAGTCACCGT CGTCATCTGGGGCATTATCTGCATGTGTCTCGCGGCCCCGCACAACTACGCCGGCTTTGCTGCCGTTCGATTCCTACTAGGCTTCGCCGAAGGGGCCGTCTCTCCCGCCTTCATCACAATCACAAGTATCTGGTACCGAAGCAACGAGCATGCCCTCCGAACAGC GCTTTGGATCACCATGAACGGCGTCGCTCAGATCTGCGGTTCCCTCCTGATGTACGGCATCGCCAAGAACACCCACGCCCTCGCCCCGTGGAGAGTGTTGTTCCTCGTCTGTGGTGCAATTACCTCTTTCGCCGGAGTCCTCTTCTACCTCTTCATGCCGAATGGCCCCAAGGATGCGTGGTTCTTGAACGAGCGCCAGAAACAAGTCCTGTCTATGCGCATGGCCAAGGACCGTGAAGGTGGCGACAAGACCTCCTTTTCTATGACGCAGCTCAAGGAGGCTGTATTTGATATCAGAACCTGGTTTGTGTTCTGGTTCGGTGTTCTAGTCACCATGCAGTCTCCGGTCCTTACG TTCGCTTCTCTTGTTATCAACAGCATTGGCTACGACAAGTACCAGACCATGCTATACACTGCTCCATCTG GCGCCGTTCAGATTGGGATGCTGTGGATAGGTGTCTGCGGCTGCATGCTCTTCCCCAAGCAACGAAGTCTGGTGGCTCTCGTCCTCATCCTGCCGCCCCTCATTGGCAACGTACTTCTTATGAAACTGTCCACCAATGCCGGGTGGGGTATGATTGCTGCATCTTGGATC GCATCGTGCATTACCGCCGTATGGTCGATCCTTCTCTCCCTTACGGCATCAAACGTGAAGGGAAACACAAAACGCGCCATCTTCAACGCAATGTTCTTCGTTGGGTACTGCGCAGGATGCATCGGCGCACCTCAGCTTTGGACCAAGAAGCCGCGCTATTTCAACGGCGTTGTCACAGCTATCGTCACGTGGTGCTTGCTGTTTGTCGAGATTGTCGTGTACAGATGGCTCTGTGCAAAGGACAACAAGAAGAGAGATGCTGCTCAATCTGATGGCCAGAATATCCAGAGCCAGGATGAGGTCGTCTTGGATGCAGGTGGTGCTCCTGAGAGTGACTTGACAGATAAACAGGACAAACTCTTCAGATACAGTATCTAA
- a CDS encoding amidohydrolase — MVTEADLKPWLRSPVRRYVLTNATIVDVTDGSLRPNAAIQLKDGYIDTITDSTDSAIKTAVEQGFEVIDCSGKFICPGLIDSHVHFVAVPGFGDLSKAFGNANDVSLLRQPYVAAQMLHRGFTSVRDCGGAQQALKEAINDGVFPGPRLFIAGHALSQAGGHGDIRGVHDHSECCGGSTNGLGRLCNGVPECMTAVREEIRGGADFIKIMGSGGVSTPTDRIDHLQFTGAEIRAMVECASNAGTYVTAHAYTTKAIRHCIDNGVRGIEHGNFVDAPTAKLMAEKGVYLTPTLITYAQMASPKWKGYLPPESMSKNEEVLNAGLVALKTAYDAGVTICFGTDLLGPLGAAQSFEFSLRSRAVPSLAVLQSATLNAAKMAGRKDSLGQIKEGFEADLLITDANPVENVSIFDDPEAHVFGVLKEGRIYKSRWSGLVEDAAVPVRIKPAL; from the coding sequence ATGGTCACCGAAGCCGACTTGAAGCCCTGGCTCCGTAGCCCCGTCCGACGATACGTCCTCACCAACGCCACCATCGTCGACGTGACAGATGGCAGCCTGCGCCCCAACGCGGCGATTCAGCTCAAAGATGGCTACATAGACACAATCACCGACTCGACAGACTCAGCAATCAAGACCGCTGTGGAACAAGGCTTCGAGGTGATTGACTGCTCCGGCAAGTTCATCTGCCCGGGCCTTATCGACTCGCACGTCCACTTCGTCGCGGTCCCTGGATTCGGCGACCTTTCTAAAGCATTCGGCAACGCCAACGATGTCTCACTTCTTCGCCAACCATACGTCGCCGCACAGATGCTACACCGCGGGTTCACGAGTGTGCGAGACTGCGGCGGTGCGCAGCAGGCACTGAAGGAAGCCATCAACGACGGTGTCTTTCCTGGCCCGAGGCTCTTCATCGCGGGACATGCCCTGTCGCAAGCGGGTGGCCATGGGGACATCCGTGGTGTTCACGATCACTCCGAGTGCTGCGGCGGGTCAACAAACGGGCTCGGAAGGCTATGCAACGGCGTACCGGAGTGCATGACCGCCGTCCGAGAAGAGATCCGCGGCGGAGCCGACTTTATCAAGATCATGGGCTCCGGCGGTGTTTCGACACCAACCGACAGAATCGACCACCTCCAATTCACCGGCGCTGAGATCCGAGCCATGGTCGAATGTGCCTCGAACGCGGGCACCTACGTCACAGCCCACGCATACACAACGAAAGCTATCCGGCATTGTATCGATAACGGTGTGCGGGGGATTGAGCACGGCAACTTTGTCGATGCTCCTACGGCGAAGCTCATGGCGGAGAAGGGCGTCTATCTTACTCCCACCCTCATCACATACGCTCAGATGGCGTCGCCGAAGTGGAAGGGCTATTTGCCGCCCGAATCCATGTCGAAGAACGAGGAGGTGCTCAATGCCGGGTTGGTGGCGCTCAAGACTGCGTACGACGCCGGTGTGACCATTTGCTTCGGTACAGACCTTCTTGGGCCGCTCGGAGCAGCGCAGTCGTTTGAGTTCTCGTTGAGAAGCAGAGCTGTCCCATCGCTAGCTGTGCTGCAGAGTGCGACGCTCAATGCCGCAAAGATGGCCGGCAGAAAAGATTCGCTAGGTCAGATTAAGGAGGGCTTCGAGGCAGATCTTCTCATCACAGACGCCAACCCTGTCGAGAATGTATCCATATTTGATGACCCCGAGGCTCACGTGTTTGGTGTCTTGAAAGAAGGCAGGATATACAAGAGCAGATGGAGCGGTCTGGTCGAGGATGCCGCAGTACCCGTCAGAATCAAGCCGGCGTTGTGA
- a CDS encoding thiamine repressible genes regulatory protein thi1, translating into MKATLPPMESPAERRRRRRRVPDAIRKRAPRACDRCKARKNKCIETPSGVCVRCTEGSHPCRFERERSPAGEEHEASTSTITSITAGTRSIGIPERESNRTNNDVSFTLSTPLGQSMNDEFSPADSAPSEAFMWPRFLSRLRDAFCLDSQPPSGDQDLASLQPRISDTPPADPAERRRIKRAVKSFPPRGVADFLVSVCIAYGTDIFFYLDQSHFMAELDQLYNDEQSTLREDAGFVCLVLAVFALGSQWTALARPEDLSSAASTEDRSVDPGRIFYNQARILISDLLDRPCIKSVQATFILGVYLMPASAISASYVYMGLALRKALAIGLHQEPDDPSLTEDEKETRRRLWWSIYSLERTVTIKLNRPRSVDQEIITAGLPKPTSRDASQKFDNLQHQIANAAFVRIIDKLSEPGSVDLSSPKPCPKANVLSRGWSNTNHSHTGALRRPTDAQISLKAWKKGLPSSLKLQNVDPKSSSYRAVFHLHLNYYFAWIDMGKVSVVTVVRARLQTIFHASAGQSDVPRDVEQSSEACIKAAKKMLELFEGLCRGGNMARFSFTDFQGCSIATIIVLLAGILDRDSGYEGRVAFGLDCLRKMSSFGNTTAKMGVRFVEALQSITNEARSKLVMARRREMSQAQEALSGQAEGYGRWAEWLATAEVVGSPSSDESDLEGEQSGQPPAPAHGPLISPDIMLSSPWEEAAALQLQEMSASSFGMPAPEGVAADETTLMPLPTGEEAWLPSFAWNDDQMYLMGLTGMDGLDFMGGIS; encoded by the exons ATGAAAGCGACACTTCCGCCAATGGAGTCTCCCGCagagcgccgccgccgccgccgtagaGTCCCGGATGCAATTCGAAAGCGGGCACCCCGGGCGTGTGATCGATGTAAGGCACGCAAGAACAAATGTATCGAGACTCCTTCTGGTGTATGTGTGCGATGTACTGAGGGATCTCATCCATGCCGCTTCGAACGGGAGCGTAGCCCAGCTGGTGAAGAACATGAGGCCTCGACTTCGACAATAACTTCGATAACCGCGGGCACAAGATCTATCGGCATTCCAGAGCGAGAGTCGAATCGGACAAACAACGATGTCTCTTTTACTCTCAGTACACCTTTGGGTCAAAGCATGAACGACGAGTTCTCTCCCGCAGATAGCGCGCCTTCAGAAGCCTTCATGTGGCCGCGCTTCCTATCCCGTCTACGGGATGCCTTTTGTCTTGACTCACAGCCACCATCGGGAGATCAGGATCTAGCAAGCCTGCAGCCTCGAATATCGGATACACCTCCAGCTGATCCTGCCGAGCGTAGGCGCATCAAGAGAGCAGTGAAGAGCTTTCCCCCACGCGGTGTCGCCGACTTTCTGGTGTCGGTTTGCATCGCTTACGGGACCGATATTTTCTTCTACCTTGACCAGAGCCACTTCATGGCAGAACTCGATCAACTGTATAATGACGAACAGTCGACTTTGAGAGAAGATGCCGGTTTTGTTTGTCTTGTCTTGGCAGTCTTCGCGCTAGGGAGTCAGTGGACAGCGCTGGCAAGACCGGAAGACCTGAGCAGTGCAGCCTCGACGGAAGATCGGAGCGTTGATCCTGGCCGGATATTCTACAATCAGGCTCGCATTTTGATCTCTGATTTACTAGACCGGCCTTGCATCAAGTCAGTTCAAGCGACTTTCATTCTGGGCGTTTACCTAATGCCGGCCAGCGCCATCAGTGCCTCCTATGTGTACATGGGATTAGCACTGCGAAAGGCTCTGGCTATTGGGCTCCACCAAGAACCTGACGACCCTTCTTTGACCGAGGACGAGAAGGAAACCAGACGGAGGCTCTGGTGGTCGATTTACTCCCTTGAAAG AACGGTCACCATCAAGCTCAATCGACCGCGATCCGTAGACCAGGAGATCATCACAGCGGGTCTGCCGAAACCAACTTCACGGGACGCGTCTCAGAAGTTTGACAACTTACAGCATCAAATAGCAAATGCAGCGTTCGTCAGAATCATTGACAAGCTTTCAGAGCCTGGGTCAGTTGACTTGAGTAGTCCTAAACCATGCCCGAAGGCTAATGTGCTCAGCAGAGGATGGTCGAATACCAATCATTCGCACACAGGAGCTTTAAGACGTCCCACAGATGCTCAAATATCTCTAAAGGCATGGAAAAAGGGGCTCCCGTCATCACTCAAGCTGCAAAATGTCGATCCAAAGTCATCCAGCTATCGCGCCGTTTTCCACCTGCACCTCAACTACTACTTCGCCTGGATCGACATGGGCAAGGTCTCCGTGGTGACTGTTGTCCGCGCTCGTCTGCAAACGATTTTCCACGCAAGCGCCGGTCAATCCGATGTGCCTAGAGACGTAGAGCAGTCCTCAGAAGCATGCATCAAAGCAGCCAAGAAGATGCTGGAACTTTTCGAGGGCCTTTGTCGCGGGGGCAATATGGCGCGGTTCTCCTTCACAGACTTTCAAGGATGCAGCATTGCCACGATTATCGTCCTCCTTGCCGGAATCCTGGACCGTGATTCTGGGTACGAGGGGCGGGTGGCTTTTGGACTTGACTGTCTCCGCAAGATGTCCAGCTTCGGGAACACGACAGCAAAGATGGGAGTCCGCTTCGTTGAGGCCCTACAGTCCATCACGAATGAAGCTAGGTCCAAGCTGGTGATGGCTCGGAGAAGAGAGATGAGTCAGGCTCAAGAAGCCTTATCAGGACAGGCAGAGGGCTACGGACGATGGGCAGAATGGCTGGCGACTGCTGAGGTGGTTGGCAGCCCTTCGAGCGACGAGTCCGATCTCGAGGGGGAGCAGTCGGGGCAGCCGCCGGCTCCTGCTCATGGCCCATTGATATCACCAGACATCATGCTCTCGTCTCCATGGGAAGAAGCAGCAGCTCTCCAGTTACAAGAGATGTCAGCCTCGAGTTTCGGCATGCCAGCGCCGGAAGGGGTGGCAGCTGATGAAACCACGTTGATGCCCTTGCCCACGGGAGAAGAAGCCTGGCTGCCATCTTTTGCATGGAATGATGACCAGATGTACTTGATGGGTTTGACTGGTATGGATGGACTAGACTTCATGGGAGGGATTTCATAG
- a CDS encoding ABC transporter, translated as MFEASTNGSGCIHIAASCTHKVYEIRFWEECSHSARGNLVSSPLGNRHGQLSVSAIVMPSQDSSPPRRLFLQMSGAPGAGKSTTANLLAQPLDAVILDLDVIKSSLLDNGVLFEQAAKLAYSTLWALAGSMLIQGRNLIVDCTCNYEEVITSGRALAEKVDFEYWYIECRPQVDIDVLDERLQKRVAMRRRDEQEALFRRWIENPYRPDGNVVVVDTSKHPDECQEQVLEAMEKSWP; from the exons ATGTTCGAAGCAAGTACCAATGGTTCAGGCTGCATTCACATTGCGGCGTCG TGCACGCACAAAGTATATGAGATCAGGTTTTGGGAGGAATGTTC CCACAGCGCCAGAGGAAACCTGGTCAGCAGCCCGCTTGGTAACAGACACGGTCAACTCAGCGTCTCAGCTATCGTAATGCCTTCTCAAGATTCTAGTCCGCCACGGCGGCTTTTCCTCCAGATGTCAGGAGCGCCGGGCGCGGGCAAAAGCACCACAGCAAATCTCCTAGCCCAGCCTCTTGATGCCGTCATCCTCGATCTTGACGTTATCAAGTCCTCTCTCCTCGATAATGGGGTACTATTTGAGCAGGCCGCAAAGCTAGCTTACTCAACGCTCTGGGCGCTCGCCGGCAGCATGCTCATACAGGGCCGCAATCTCATTGTAGACTGCACCTGCAACTACGAAGAAGTAATCACGAGTGGGAGAGCCCTGGCGGAAAAAGTAGATTTTGAGTACTGGTACATCGAGTGCAGACCTCAAGTCGACATTGATGTGCTAGATGAGAGATTGCAGAAGAGGGTAGCGATGAGAA GACGAGACGAACAGGAGGCCTTGTTTCGAAGATGGATTGAGAACCCGTACAGACCCGACGGCAACGTGGTTGTCGTCGACACTTCGAAGCATCCAGACGAGTGCCAAGAGCAGGTATTGGAGGCAATGGAAAA GAGCTGGCCCTAG